From Medicago truncatula cultivar Jemalong A17 chromosome 7, MtrunA17r5.0-ANR, whole genome shotgun sequence, a single genomic window includes:
- the LOC11434206 gene encoding GDSL esterase/lipase LTL1, which yields MDQNNQRVVFVSCMLICLLVNFNTVVPQVEARAFFVFGDSLVDNGNNNYLATTARADSYPYGIDYPTHRATGRFSNGLNMPDLISERIGSQPTLPYLSPELNGEALLVGANFASAGIGILNDTGIQFFNIIRITRQLQYFEQYQQRVSALIGEEETVRLVNEALYLMTLGGNDFVNNYFLVPFSARSRQFRLPDYVVYLISEYRKILARLYELGARRVLVTGTGPLGCVPAELAQHSRNGECYAELQEAANLFNPQLVDLLGQLNSEIGSDVFISANAFAMNMDFIGNPEAYGFATSKVACCGQGPYNGIGLCTPASNICPNRDAYVFWDAFHPSDRANRLIVERFMIGSSEYMHPMNLSTIMLLDSRT from the exons ATGGACCAAAACAACCAAAGAGtagtttttgtttcttgtatgTTAATATGCTTGTTGGTAAATTTCAACACTGTTGTTCCACAAGTTGAGGCTCgagcattttttgtttttggtgattcACTTGTTGACAATGGCAACAATAACTACTTAGCAACCACTGCTCGTGCTGATTCTTACCCTTATGGCATTGATTATCCAACTCACCGTGCCACTGGACGCTTCTCCAATGGCCTCAACATGCCTGACCTTATCA GTGAGCGAATTGGATCACAACCCACATTACCATATCTGAGTCCTGAACTCAATGGAGAGGCGCTACTAGTTGGTGCCAATTTCGCTTCTGCTGGAATTGGAATTCTCAATGATACTGGAATTCAATTT TTTAACATAATCAGAATCACAAGGCAATTGCAATACTTTGAGCAGTATCAGCAAAGAGTGAGTGCACTAATAGGAGAAGAAGAAACTGTGAGACTGGTGAACGAAGCACTATACCTGATGACTTTAGGTGGAAATGATTTTGTGAACAACTATTTTCTTGTACCTTTTTCTGCAAGATCACGCCAATTTAGACTTCCAGATTATGTTGTGTACCTCATTTCTGAGTATCGTAAAATTCTTGCG AGGCTTTATGAATTGGGAGCAAGAAGAGTTTTGGTGACTGGTACAGGACCGTTAGGCTGTGTCCCAGCAGAATTAGCTCAGCATAGCAGAAATGGCGAATGTTATGCAGAATTGCAGGAAGCTGCCAATTTGTTCAACCCTCAACTCGTTGACTTATTGGGTCAACTCAACTCTGAAATTGGTTCTGATGTCTTTATTTCTGCAAATGCCTTTGCAATGAATATGGATTTCATTGGTAATCCAGAAGCATACG gaTTTGCCACATCAAAAGTTGCATGTTGTGGTCAAGGACCCTACAATGGGATTGGACTATGTACTCCAGCATCCAACATATGCCCAAACAGAGATGCATATGTATTTTGGGACGCTTTCCATCCAAGCGACAGAGCAAACAGATTGATTGTAGAAAGGTTCATGATAGGATCAAGTGAATACATGCATCCAATGAACCTCAGTACCATTATGCTTTTGGATTCAAGgacttaa